In the genome of Fusarium fujikuroi IMI 58289 draft genome, chromosome FFUJ_chr02, one region contains:
- a CDS encoding probable farnesyl-diphosphate farnesyltransferase: protein MGYLYYLFHPYQLRSIIQWQVWHDPVHQRDPSTESPELKECFRYLDMTSRSFAAVIQELNHELLVPITLFYLCLRGLDTIEDDMTIPLDKKVPLLRNFHITMEEDGWQFHESQEKDKELLEHFDVVVTELKKIKAPYYQIIQEMTRKMGNGMADYAQNEEMIKNGVQTIEEYELYCHYVAGLVGEGLTRLFVESELANPKLAERPSLTESMAQFLQKTNIIRDIHEDWQDGRRWYPKEIWSQHVDKWEDMFDPSQQTKALECVSAMVLDALKHSEECLFYMAGIKDQSVFNFVAIPQGMAIATLELVFRNPEVLKRNVKITKGDACKIMFECTQNLYTVCEVFKRYARQIAKKNDPRDPNFLAISAQCAKIEQFIETLFPKQDPKKLSMTQAQVQNKEPTMDGGETLVLFGVVIAALVCISGLMIGTAWIFGARFDTIFREASVFLPGGEKATPMITGHEEL from the exons ATGGGTTACCTCTACTACCTCTTCCACCCTTATCAGCTTCGATCGATCATCCAATGGCAA GTCTGGCATGATCCCGTCCACCAGCGCGATCCTAGCACAGAGTCCCCAGAGCTAAAAGAATGTTTTCGTTACCTCGATATGACAAGTCGCAGCTTCGCTGCTGTCATTCAAGAGCTTAACCACGAACTCCTCGTCCCTATCACTCTCTTCTACCTCTGCCTCCGTGGCCTAGACACCATTGAGGATGACATGACCATCCCCCTGGATAAGAAGGTTCCCCTCCTTCGAAACTTTCACATCaccatggaagaagatggttggCAATTCCATGAGAGCCaagagaaggacaaggagctGCTAGAGCACTTCGATGTGGTCGTTacagagctcaagaagatcaaggccccTTACTACCAAATCATCCAAGAAATGACTCGCAAGATGGGCAATGGCATGGCTGACTATGCCCAAAACgaggagatgatcaagaacgGTGTGCAGACTATTGAAGAGTACGAGCTGTACTGCCATTACGTCGCTGGTCTCGTTGGCGAAGGCCTAACGCGTCTGTTCGTTGAGTCAGAGCTAGCTAACCCCAAGCTTGCTGAGCGTCCTTCTCTCACCGAGTCAATGGCGCAATTCCTCCAGAAGACCAACATCATTCGAGATATCCATGAAGATTGGCAAGATGGCCGAAGATGGTATCCCAAGGAGATCTGGAGCCAGCACGTCGACAAGTGGGAGGACATGTTCGACCCCAGCCAGCAAACAAAAGCCCTCGAGTGTGTTTCAGCTATGGTTCTCGATGCGCTGAAGCACAGTGAGGAGTGTTTGTTCTACATGGCGGGCATCAAGGACCAGAGTGTTTTCAACTTTGTTGCTATTCCTCAAGGCATGGCCATTGCGACACTGGAGCTTGTTTTCCGCAACCCTGAGGTTCTCAAGAGGAATGTCAAGATCACAAAGGGCGATGCCTGCAAGATCATGTTCGAGTGCACACAAAACCTCTACACAGTATGTGAAGTCTTCAAGCGATATGCCCGGCaaatcgccaagaagaacgacCCTCGTGACCCCAACTTCCTTGCCATCAGTGCTCAATGTGCAAAG ATTGAGCAATTCATTGAGACTCTCTTCCCCAAGCAGGACCCCAAGAAGCTCTCTATGACTCAGGCCCAGGTCCAAAACAAGGAGCCAACTATGGACGGAGGCGAGACTCTTGTTCtctttggtgttgtcatTGCAGCTCTGGTCTGCATTTCTGGTCTCATG ATCGGTACCGCTTGGATTTTCGGAGCCAGATTCGACACCATCTTTAGGGAAGCCAGTGTCTTTCTACCAGGTGGCGAGAAGGCTACCCCCATGATCACGGGTCACGAAGAATTGTAA